From Paralcaligenes sp. KSB-10:
GCCTGGAGAATGTGTCGCCTATGCAAATTGGTCCGGACAGGCTGGGCAGAGGTATTCTGTCGTGTACAGCCTTTTTGTGTATCGTTAGCCATGGCTGTCTCCTAAGTAAAGAGATGCAGGCTTCGTCATGAGGGGAGCGGCGATGGCCCGCTTTCTTTATGTTAAAACTTTTACTTACACAAAGTAAATAAAAAGTAAATAGAAAATTCTATTTATTTCGTTATGAATCGTATCTGTTTTATATGAGATTGCTGGCAAGCGGCGGATTTGTCGAACCATCGCGGCAGCAGTCTCCGAAATTTTTCTTGATCGGCATAGCGCCAGGAGGGCATGGTGGGTATTGAATCAGTCAAGGCATTGGTTTTCGATACATTTGGCACGGTAGTGGATTGGCGCGCATCCATTGCCCGCGAAATGGCCGAATTCGGTGCGGCGAAGGGTATCCAGGCCGATTGGCTGGCCTTTGCCGACGCCTGGCGCGCGGGGTATGTGCCGGCCATGGATGGTGTGCGCAGCGGCAGGCGGGTTTGGGCAAATATCGATGTCCTGCACCGTGAGCGCTTGAATGAATTGCTTGGAGATTTTGGGCTTTCGGGCCTGTCCGAAACCGAAATACAGCATGTAAATAAAGTATGGCATCGGTTGAACCCCTGGCCGGACAGCGTGCCGGGGCTTACGCGCCTGAAGCGGCGTTATATTATCTCCACTTTTTCCAACGGCAGCGTTGCATGCCTGGTCGGTATGGCCAAACATGGCGAAATCCCCTGGGATGCCGTTTTTTCCGCCGATGTGGTGCGGCATTTCAAGCCTGATCCTGAAATCTATCTGGGCGTGCAAGCCTTTTTCGACCTGCGGCCGCACGAAGTCATGCTTGTGGCGGCCCATAACAACGACCTGCGGCATGGCCGCCTGCACGGCATGCGTACCGCCTACATCAACCGGCCAACGGAATATGGCCCGGATCAGAAAAAAGATCTGAATGCCGAAGAGGACTGGGACCTAGCCGTGGGCGGCATAGACCAGCTTGCGGATATATTGCTGGCAGGCGGCCATTGAGCAAGTAAAAAAACGGCACAGCGGCTTTAACTTGCCTGCATTATCAAAAAGCCGGGAGTGGTGCGGATCGTTGCCGCTTTGTCATGCGGCAACGATCCGAGGCTCGCCTGCGGCCATTGAGCCGATCACGGTCGCACGTTCAAAACCGTCGTTGTGGAATATATCCAGCACGTGGTTCACGGCCGAAGGCGTGCACGAAACCAGCAAGCCTCCCGAAGTTTGGGGGTCGGCCAGCAAGGTGCGGGCAGTGGCCGGCAGGCTCTTGTCCAGTTCGACGTCGCTGCCGTAGGATGCCCAATTGCGGCCTGACGCGCCGGTATATATACCGGCATCGACAAACTCACGCACGCCATCGAGCCAGGGCAGGTCGGCATAGCGAATGTGTGCCGTCAAGCCTGCGCCGCGGCACAGCTCCAGCAAGTGGCCCAGCAGCCCGAAGCCGGTGACGTCCGTCATGGCATGCACATCGGGCAGGGCGGCAAGCGGCGTGCCGGGCCGGTTCAATTGTGTGGTGGCGGCAATCATGGCTTCGTAGCCGGCCTTGCCGAGAAGATTTTTCTTCAGTGCCGCCGACAGTACGCCTACACCCAGGGGTTTGCCAAGTACCAGCACGTCGCCCGGACGAGCGCCGGTATTGCGGACGATCCGTTGCGGGTGCACCAGGCCGAGCGCGGCCAGCCCGTATATCGGTTCGACCGAATCTATCGAATGCCCGCCGGCTATCGGAATGCCCGCACTGGCGCAGATTGCCGAACCGCCTTCCAGTATGCGGGCTATCGTGTCGTGAGGCAGTACATTGATGGGCATGCCCACCAGGGCCAATGCAAGTATGGGTTTGCCGCCCATGGCATAGATGTCCGAGAGTGCGTTGGCGGCGGCAATCCGGCCGAAATCATAAGGATCGTCGACGATGGGCATGAAAAAATCGGTCGTTGCCACGATAGCCTGCTCGTCATTGAGACGATACACCGCCGCGTCGTCCGAGCTTTCCGTGCCTACCAGCAAATCGGGAAATCCCCGCAGGGCCGGCATGTTCTTGAGCAAGTCGGCCAGTACGCCCGGCGCAATCTTGCAGCCGCAGCCGCCTCCGTGAGACAGTTCGGTCAGGCGGGGGGGAATAGAGGTCGTGGTCATGGTGTGAGCTTTCCGCATGCAGCATCCGCGGGCGCGCAAGGCGTATCGCCCGCGTGGGCTGCCGTAATTTGTTGAAGTAGCAGCCGGGCCTGTGGCAGGCCGTCGACTCCATTGGGCCTGAAGATGAAAGGCAGCGCGCGGCTGATTTCCTGAAAATGCGCATGGCTGCTGCGCGCATAAGCGGGGTCGTAGTGCTGTTCCACCAGTTCGCCGAACAATTGCGCACGGGCGCCGCTGTCGATCAACTGATGCCAGTGCTGGATAGTCTGCTTGCTGTGCAGGCCGGCAAGCCGGTCCAGCAGTTGTTTGAAGTGTTCCGGCTCGTCGAACAGATGCGAGTAGTCCTGCAGCAGGAAGGTGATGCGGTCTTCAATGGATGCTTCAACTTCGATGCAGGCGCCGCGATGGATGGCGTCGAGCAGCGGCCGGGGCACGCTGATTACGCCGATACGGGAGCTTTCCGCTTCCACGAATACCGGCCGTGCGGGGTCGAAATGACTGAGGGCGGATGTCAAATCCGACTCGAAACGTTTTTGCGATGGCTGCTTGTGGCCTGGCAGCGCGCCCAGCAGCGAGCCGCGATGGCGAGACAGATGCTCCAGATCCAGCACTTGTTCGCCTGCCTGACCCAGCGCTTGCAGCAAGCGGGTCTTGCCCGTGCCGGTGTGTCCTGTAAGGACGCGGTACTGAAAGCGGGCCGGCAGGCTTTCCAGCGAATCGAGGACCCAGCGGCGATAGGTTTTATAGCCACCTTCGAGTTGCCGTGCCTGCCAGCCTATCATGTTGAACCAGGTCGTCATGGAACCGGAACGCTTGCCGCCGCGCCAGCAGTAGATCAGCGGACGCCACTGGCGCGGTTTGTCGGCAAACAGCGTTTCCAGATGGTGGCCTATATTTTTGGCGACCAGGGCGGCGCCCAGCCGCGTGGCTTCGAAGGGCGACACCTGCCGGTACATGGTGCCGATGACGACCCGCTCCTCGTTGCTCAATACCGGCGCGTTGATTGCGCCGGGTATGTGGTCGTCGGCATATTCCAGCGGTGTCCGGACATCGACGATTTCGTCGAAATCGGCGAGCCGGGACAGCGGGGCGAGCAGGGTTTTCAATTTGAAACTGCAAAGAAGGGGGCTTTGATGCCTTCGTCGGCGAACGTACGCCGGACTGACGGCCTGGCCGCAATCCGTTCCAGGTATTCGCCCAGGCGAGGGCGCTTGACTGCCGGATGGGACATTCCCCTGGTCCAGCGGCAGAGCATCATGAGGTAAATATCCGCTAGGCTGTAATTGTTTCCGGCGAGATAGTCGCGATTTTGCGAGGCCAGTTCGGCCTCGATGATGTCCAGCATTTGGCCGACCCTGGTTTCGGCATGCTGCTTGACCTGGGCTGCGCCCGCCGCATCATCGATCAGCCGCTCCGGATAGAAATAGCTGATCAATTCGGCCTGCAGGGTGGTGGCGAGATACATCAGCCACTTATAACATTCCGAGCGCTGCGCGCTGCCGGGCGGCGGCATCAGTTTTGCCTGCGGGTGATGGTCGGCCAGGTGCAAACAAATGGCGGCCGTCTCGTAAAGCACCAAATCGCCATCGATCAGCACAGGGATGCGCCCGCTTGGGTTGAGCTTCAGGTATTCCGGGCTTTTGTGCTGATTGTTGGCACGGTCGACAAACAGCAGCTCGTAGGGAGCACCGATTTCTTCAAGCACTACATGGGGCGCCAGGCTGGCGTTTCCCGGATGGTAATAAAGCTGATACATGTGTCGGGTCTTTGTTCTCGTGTCGATGGGGCGTGTCGTGCCTGGCGGATCTGCTTATAGCGCTTTCCGGTATATAACGAATCCGGGTTTTTCGGCAAGCGCATCATACAGCTTCATTGCCCTTGCATTGGTTTCGTGCGTCTGCCAGTACACGCGCGTCGATCCCGCCGCTTTTGCGCGATCGTAGACCGCGTTGATCAATGCTCGCCCGATTCCTTTGCCTCGCGCGCCTTCGGCCGTGAATAAATCCTGCAGATAGCACGTTGGTTCTATTGTGATCGTATTTCGATGGAACAGATAATGAACCAGGCCAAGCAGCGAGCCGTTGCATTCCGCGACCAGTGCGTGCATGGGCTCGTAGGCGTCGAAAAAGCGCGACCAGGTCATTCGGCTGACATGCGCGGCCAGAGCGGTGGGGCCGGCGCGTCCGTAGAATGCGTTATAGCCGTCCCAGAGTTCCGACCAGGCGGGGAAATCGGATGCGAGGACGGGCCGGACATGAATCGTGTCTGACATGGTGCTTACTCCCAATGTTGAATCCGGGCCCGGCGCGGGCAAGCGGGATACTGCAAGTGTCTGGCTTCACGCAAGGGATAGGTGCCGGACATGTGCGGTCCTCAGGTCCGGGCGGTAGTTTGCAATGTGGCGCTTGCAACGGCGGCGGCGATAAGCAGGGTTCCGCTGGTTTTGTTGATGGCGCTGATCGTTTTGGCGTTGTGCATGAAGCGGCGCGCGCGCGTGGCGATGAATGTGTAGGTGATCAACGAGCAGAAGGCCAGTGTCAGGAATGTCGCTTCGGTGATCAGCAGTTGTGGCAGAAAGGCGCTGCGGTGGTCGAAAAACTGGGGCAGGAAGGCGATGAAGAAAGTGACGGACTTCGGGTTCAGTGCCGTTACTATCCATCCGTGGCCGAACATTCTGGCGCTAGAGCTTGCTTCGGTGCAGGGCCGGGCCTCGAGTGTGCCGCTGGCCTTCCAGAGTTTGAGTCCCAGCCAGGCCAGGTATGCGGCACCGGTCCATTTCAGAACGGTGAACAGAGTCGCGGAGGCCGCGAGCAAGGCTCCCACGCCAAGCAGCGACAAGGTCATGGCGGTTACGTCGCCCAGCAGGATGCCCGCAACCAGAGGCAGCACTGGCCGCCATCCCTGGCCGAGCGCGTACGAAACCATCAGCAGTACGGTGGGCCCCGGGATAAAGAGCAGGACGGCGGAGGTGGCCGCCAGTGCCAGCCAGGTTTCCAGAATCATGCTTGCGCCACCTGGCCGCGAAGTAAAAATTCCATCAGGGCTTTTTGCACATGCAAGCGGTTTTCGGCTTCGTCCCAAACCACGCTTTGAGGCCCGTCGATGACGTCGCCCGTTACTTCTTCGCCGCGGTGGGCCGGCAGGCAGTGCATGAAGACGGCTTGCGGGTCGGCCTGGGACATCATGTCGGCATCGACACACCAGTCGGCGAAGGCGAGGCGGCGTTCTTCGTTCTCGTTTTCGTAGCCCATGCTGGTCCACACGTCGGTGGTGACCAAGTGCGCGCCACGGCAGGCTTCCATAGGGTCGTTGAATTCACGCAGTATGGCATCGGATGGCTGCCCTATGCGTTCGGGATCCAGCCGATAGCCGCTGGGGGCCGAGACATGCAGGCGAAAGCCGAGTATTTCGGCGGCCTGCAGCCACGTGTAGGCCATATTGTTGGCGTCGCCGATCCAGGCCACGACCTTGTTTTCGATCGAGCCCTGGTGTTCGATAAAGGTAAAAATATCGGCCAGGATCTGGCAGGGATGGTATTCGTTGGTCAGGCCGTTGATGACAGGCACGCGGGAATGAGATGCAAAGCGTTCGATGCGGGTTTGTTCGAAGGTGCGGATCATGATCAGATCGACCATGCGTGAAATAACCCTTGCGGTGTCCTCGATAGGCTCGGCGCGCCCTAGTTGCGAGTCGCCGGTGGTCAGGTGTATGACTGAGCCTCCCAGTTGGTACATGCCGGCTTCGAAGGAGACGCGCGTGCGGGTGCTGGCCTTTTCAAACACCATGGCCAGATTCCGGTCGTGCAGAGTATGGTGCGGCTCGTATCGTTTGAATTTGTCTTTGATGAGGCGGGCGCGATTCAGCACGTAGTGAATTTCATCTTTGGAAAGATCGCGAAATTGCAGAAAATGTCTGAGAGGACCTGTTTGTGGTGTAACGAAAGACATGTTGAACCCTGGGAGAAAAAACCTATGCCGGCGTTCCATGCGGGAATGCCCATAAAAGTTTATCGTCGGAAAGTATCAATCATATACAATCCGCAGCGCAGGGGAAATTCGGTACGCTTAAATTGGGTACAATCCGTCCGCGGAAGTCTATGACAGCTATTGTGCAACAATTCATTATTCACGGCATTACTCTGACTGGTCAATCTTTTCGTCCCAGCGACTGGGCCGAACGCTTGGCCGGCGTGTTGTCGCAGTTTCGCCCGGCCGGCTGCGCGGGGGGGCACCTGACTTATTCGCCCTACGCCTTGCCGACATTGATCGACGGCGTGCGCTGTGTGGTGGTCGATCTGCGCCTGCGCGAACTCGAGCCCCTGGCGTGGAAATTCGCCTGCGAATTTGCGCAGGATAACCAGTTGCAGACCAGCGAAAAACAGATCCAGGAGCCTCCTTCGGCGCAATAGGGGCGCGGCTCGCGGCAAGACATGCCGCCTGGCCGGACTATCCGTTGCGCGGCCGTCGCCTCCAGGGCAGAACATTCAAGGCAAAAAAAAGACGCCGGAGCGTCTTTTTTTCTGTCGAGCGGAAACTCGGCCAGTATG
This genomic window contains:
- a CDS encoding glutathione S-transferase family protein gives rise to the protein MYQLYYHPGNASLAPHVVLEEIGAPYELLFVDRANNQHKSPEYLKLNPSGRIPVLIDGDLVLYETAAICLHLADHHPQAKLMPPPGSAQRSECYKWLMYLATTLQAELISYFYPERLIDDAAGAAQVKQHAETRVGQMLDIIEAELASQNRDYLAGNNYSLADIYLMMLCRWTRGMSHPAVKRPRLGEYLERIAARPSVRRTFADEGIKAPFFAVSN
- a CDS encoding GNAT family N-acetyltransferase, translating into MSDTIHVRPVLASDFPAWSELWDGYNAFYGRAGPTALAAHVSRMTWSRFFDAYEPMHALVAECNGSLLGLVHYLFHRNTITIEPTCYLQDLFTAEGARGKGIGRALINAVYDRAKAAGSTRVYWQTHETNARAMKLYDALAEKPGFVIYRKAL
- the mnmH gene encoding tRNA 2-selenouridine(34) synthase MnmH — encoded protein: MKTLLAPLSRLADFDEIVDVRTPLEYADDHIPGAINAPVLSNEERVVIGTMYRQVSPFEATRLGAALVAKNIGHHLETLFADKPRQWRPLIYCWRGGKRSGSMTTWFNMIGWQARQLEGGYKTYRRWVLDSLESLPARFQYRVLTGHTGTGKTRLLQALGQAGEQVLDLEHLSRHRGSLLGALPGHKQPSQKRFESDLTSALSHFDPARPVFVEAESSRIGVISVPRPLLDAIHRGACIEVEASIEDRITFLLQDYSHLFDEPEHFKQLLDRLAGLHSKQTIQHWHQLIDSGARAQLFGELVEQHYDPAYARSSHAHFQEISRALPFIFRPNGVDGLPQARLLLQQITAAHAGDTPCAPADAACGKLTP
- the argF gene encoding ornithine carbamoyltransferase, whose product is MSFVTPQTGPLRHFLQFRDLSKDEIHYVLNRARLIKDKFKRYEPHHTLHDRNLAMVFEKASTRTRVSFEAGMYQLGGSVIHLTTGDSQLGRAEPIEDTARVISRMVDLIMIRTFEQTRIERFASHSRVPVINGLTNEYHPCQILADIFTFIEHQGSIENKVVAWIGDANNMAYTWLQAAEILGFRLHVSAPSGYRLDPERIGQPSDAILREFNDPMEACRGAHLVTTDVWTSMGYENENEERRLAFADWCVDADMMSQADPQAVFMHCLPAHRGEEVTGDVIDGPQSVVWDEAENRLHVQKALMEFLLRGQVAQA
- a CDS encoding haloacid dehalogenase type II — encoded protein: MVGIESVKALVFDTFGTVVDWRASIAREMAEFGAAKGIQADWLAFADAWRAGYVPAMDGVRSGRRVWANIDVLHRERLNELLGDFGLSGLSETEIQHVNKVWHRLNPWPDSVPGLTRLKRRYIISTFSNGSVACLVGMAKHGEIPWDAVFSADVVRHFKPDPEIYLGVQAFFDLRPHEVMLVAAHNNDLRHGRLHGMRTAYINRPTEYGPDQKKDLNAEEDWDLAVGGIDQLADILLAGGH
- a CDS encoding LysE family translocator; the protein is MILETWLALAATSAVLLFIPGPTVLLMVSYALGQGWRPVLPLVAGILLGDVTAMTLSLLGVGALLAASATLFTVLKWTGAAYLAWLGLKLWKASGTLEARPCTEASSSARMFGHGWIVTALNPKSVTFFIAFLPQFFDHRSAFLPQLLITEATFLTLAFCSLITYTFIATRARRFMHNAKTISAINKTSGTLLIAAAVASATLQTTART
- a CDS encoding DUF3579 domain-containing protein, whose translation is MTAIVQQFIIHGITLTGQSFRPSDWAERLAGVLSQFRPAGCAGGHLTYSPYALPTLIDGVRCVVVDLRLRELEPLAWKFACEFAQDNQLQTSEKQIQEPPSAQ
- the selD gene encoding selenide, water dikinase SelD; the protein is MTTTSIPPRLTELSHGGGCGCKIAPGVLADLLKNMPALRGFPDLLVGTESSDDAAVYRLNDEQAIVATTDFFMPIVDDPYDFGRIAAANALSDIYAMGGKPILALALVGMPINVLPHDTIARILEGGSAICASAGIPIAGGHSIDSVEPIYGLAALGLVHPQRIVRNTGARPGDVLVLGKPLGVGVLSAALKKNLLGKAGYEAMIAATTQLNRPGTPLAALPDVHAMTDVTGFGLLGHLLELCRGAGLTAHIRYADLPWLDGVREFVDAGIYTGASGRNWASYGSDVELDKSLPATARTLLADPQTSGGLLVSCTPSAVNHVLDIFHNDGFERATVIGSMAAGEPRIVAA